The following coding sequences are from one Reyranella humidisoli window:
- a CDS encoding tetratricopeptide repeat protein has protein sequence MPVRATIAPLPEPGHALLRVSELDAAPDGLTLSIQRQQGPDTHLADDGWRRTETWLLPDEVSRNGDVLEFHLGPEICDRLAGIATIRLRVREPDIGVVGTTVVAWPAMLTSGAAGASGTYDDTVRLRRRQQPAPPPEPELPPPLEIAPEPPPPPPPRPDLRAARDPMADMPKRSGATRWMIAAVLVLLVVGGGYYYWTNHLHPPEPVVATATPPTPTPVQPPAKSVRETVAEYLATKPTPEAMLAKAQDFAKAGDTAASFLVFRQAAEQGNAAAQLELASFYDPMAPARAGFPHDGTQAADWYERAALTGLAEAQRKLGLLLAKGGAGLTADVTKARVWLQQAAAQNDAEAKKALDGLPK, from the coding sequence ATGCCCGTCCGCGCGACCATTGCCCCGCTGCCGGAACCCGGCCACGCGCTGCTGCGCGTGAGCGAACTCGACGCCGCGCCGGACGGCCTCACCCTTTCGATCCAGCGCCAGCAGGGACCCGACACGCATCTGGCCGACGATGGCTGGCGGCGCACCGAGACCTGGCTTCTGCCCGACGAGGTGAGCCGTAACGGCGACGTGCTGGAATTCCATCTCGGCCCCGAGATCTGCGACCGGCTGGCCGGCATCGCCACGATCCGCCTGCGCGTGCGCGAGCCCGACATCGGCGTGGTCGGGACAACCGTAGTGGCCTGGCCCGCGATGCTGACATCGGGAGCCGCCGGCGCCTCCGGCACCTACGACGACACGGTGCGCCTGCGGCGCCGCCAGCAACCGGCGCCGCCGCCCGAGCCCGAACTGCCGCCACCGCTGGAGATCGCGCCCGAGCCGCCGCCGCCCCCACCGCCGCGTCCCGACTTGCGGGCGGCGCGCGATCCGATGGCGGACATGCCGAAACGCTCCGGCGCGACGCGATGGATGATCGCGGCTGTCCTCGTGCTGCTGGTCGTGGGCGGCGGCTATTATTACTGGACCAACCATCTGCATCCGCCGGAGCCCGTCGTTGCCACGGCGACCCCGCCCACGCCGACGCCCGTGCAGCCTCCCGCGAAGTCGGTGCGTGAGACGGTCGCGGAGTATCTCGCAACGAAGCCCACGCCCGAAGCCATGCTGGCCAAGGCCCAGGACTTCGCGAAGGCCGGCGACACCGCGGCCTCCTTCCTCGTGTTCCGCCAGGCCGCCGAGCAGGGCAACGCCGCCGCGCAGCTCGAACTTGCGTCCTTCTACGATCCGATGGCGCCGGCCAGGGCAGGCTTCCCGCACGACGGCACGCAGGCGGCCGACTGGTACGAGCGCGCAGCGCTGACGGGCCTGGCCGAGGCCCAGCGCAAGCTGGGCCTGCTGCTGGCCAAGGGCGGCGCCGGGCTTACCGCCGATGTGACAAAGGCCCGGGTTTGGCTACAACAGGCGGCGGCACAGAACGATGCCGAGGCAAAGAAGGCGCTGGACGGTCTCCCCAAATGA
- a CDS encoding response regulator, producing the protein MTADGATILIVEDEPPIRRLLRTTLAAHEYRTLEAGTGAEALQAMRHHRPDLILLDLGLPDRDGLELIAEIRKLGPVPIVVLSGRGEEATKVAALDSGADDYVTKPFGAEELMARLRAALRHRLQQQGADRGFTSGTLKVDLVRRLVEREGETVKLSPKEYDILEQLAIHAGKVLTHRHLLREVWRDEAVDPQYLRVYIRQLRQKIETDPASPQHVLTEPGVGYRLV; encoded by the coding sequence ATGACGGCTGACGGCGCCACGATCCTGATCGTCGAGGACGAGCCGCCGATCCGCAGGTTGCTGCGCACGACCCTCGCGGCCCATGAGTATCGCACGCTGGAAGCGGGGACGGGCGCGGAGGCGCTGCAGGCGATGCGGCATCACCGGCCGGACCTGATCCTGCTCGATCTCGGCCTGCCTGATCGCGACGGGCTCGAGCTGATCGCCGAGATACGCAAGCTCGGGCCGGTCCCCATCGTGGTTCTCTCGGGCCGCGGCGAAGAGGCCACCAAGGTGGCCGCCCTCGATTCCGGCGCCGACGACTACGTCACCAAGCCGTTCGGCGCCGAGGAACTGATGGCGCGTCTGCGCGCGGCGTTGCGTCATCGGCTTCAGCAGCAGGGCGCGGACCGCGGCTTCACCAGCGGCACGCTCAAGGTCGACCTGGTGCGGCGGCTGGTCGAGCGGGAGGGCGAGACGGTGAAGCTGTCGCCCAAGGAGTACGACATCCTCGAACAGCTCGCGATCCATGCCGGCAAGGTGCTGACGCACCGTCACCTGCTGCGGGAGGTCTGGCGCGACGAGGCCGTCGATCCGCAGTATTTGCGGGTCTACATCCGCCAGCTGCGCCAGAAGATCGAGACCGACCCGGCCTCGCCTCAGCACGTCCTCACCGAGCCGGGCGTGGGGTACCGGCTGGTCTGA